A window from Symbiopectobacterium purcellii encodes these proteins:
- a CDS encoding ABC transporter permease has product MRLLLLSGRRLAAALPALLLILAGLFLLLQLAPGDTVDALVAQVGGADPTMIEELRRYYALDQSTSVRLWDYLWRLAHLDLGQSAIYGKPVASVIAERLPVTLLLMGTSLAFAIPVGMVLGIVSARRVNRWQDTVISLLGLLCYATPSFWFGLMGVFLFSIYLDWLPSGGFETIASGLTGWARVLDIAHHLVLPTLTLALIFLTIYLRIMRASMLEVSTLDFVRTARAKGVPETRIVVRHVLRNALLPLVTLIGLQTGTMLGGSVVVESVFALPGLGRLAYESVMQRDLNTLLGIVFVSALLVIAINFLVDLLYARLDPRIAGEG; this is encoded by the coding sequence TGCTGCTGCAACTGGCACCGGGCGATACCGTTGATGCGTTGGTGGCACAGGTCGGCGGTGCCGATCCCACCATGATTGAGGAACTGCGCCGCTACTATGCGCTCGACCAGTCTACCTCGGTGCGGCTGTGGGACTACCTGTGGCGATTGGCGCACCTCGATCTCGGGCAGTCGGCCATTTACGGCAAACCAGTCGCCAGTGTGATTGCTGAGCGTCTGCCGGTGACGCTGTTGCTAATGGGTACTTCGCTCGCCTTTGCCATCCCGGTCGGGATGGTGCTGGGCATTGTGTCCGCGCGTCGGGTTAACCGCTGGCAGGATACGGTGATCTCCCTGCTGGGCCTGCTCTGCTATGCCACGCCCTCATTCTGGTTCGGGCTGATGGGCGTTTTTCTGTTTTCCATCTACCTCGACTGGCTCCCTTCCGGTGGGTTTGAAACTATCGCCAGTGGGCTGACGGGCTGGGCCAGAGTGCTGGATATCGCCCACCATCTGGTGCTGCCGACGTTAACGCTGGCACTGATTTTTCTGACGATCTATTTGCGCATTATGCGTGCATCGATGCTGGAAGTGTCGACGCTGGATTTTGTGCGCACCGCCCGCGCCAAGGGGGTGCCGGAGACACGCATTGTGGTGCGCCACGTGCTGCGTAATGCGCTGTTGCCGCTGGTGACGCTGATTGGGTTGCAAACCGGCACCATGCTGGGCGGCTCGGTGGTGGTAGAGAGCGTATTCGCGCTGCCGGGGCTGGGGCGATTGGCCTATGAATCGGTAATGCAGCGTGACTTGAATACCCTGCTCGGCATCGTGTTTGTCTCTGCGCTGTTAGTGATAGCAATCAATTTTCTGGTGGACCTGCTGTATGCCCGGTTGGACCCCCGTATTGCAGGTGAAGGCTGA
- a CDS encoding ABC transporter permease — protein MVNFFKRYARSPSALFGLILLVLVIGMALSAGWFFPADPLRLAGRPLQWPLHNARFLLGTDHTGRDIAAQIFHGARVSLTIGVVATAIAIAIGIVVGALAGFYGGVVDDMLMRLTEAFQILPNFLLLLVLVAVFGSTLSTVILAIGVVSWPPAARLTRAEFLSLRHREFVQAVRSLGMRDMPIVFREILPNALPPIVVYASVIMAVAILLESALAFLNLSDPNVPSWGNLIGGGRSVLRQEWYVSAIPGVAILLTVLAVSMVGQGLNDALNPRLRNR, from the coding sequence ATGGTGAACTTTTTTAAACGCTACGCGCGCAGCCCGAGCGCGTTGTTTGGCTTGATCTTGCTGGTGCTGGTGATCGGCATGGCGCTCTCTGCGGGCTGGTTCTTCCCGGCCGATCCGCTGCGCCTGGCCGGGCGTCCGTTACAGTGGCCGTTGCACAACGCCCGCTTTCTGTTAGGCACGGACCATACCGGGCGCGATATTGCCGCGCAGATCTTCCACGGTGCGCGCGTGTCACTCACCATTGGCGTGGTGGCGACGGCCATCGCGATTGCCATTGGCATCGTGGTAGGTGCATTGGCCGGTTTTTACGGCGGCGTGGTAGATGACATGCTGATGCGCCTGACCGAAGCGTTTCAAATCCTGCCTAACTTCTTGTTGCTGCTGGTGTTGGTGGCGGTGTTTGGTTCTACGCTGTCGACGGTGATTCTGGCGATTGGCGTGGTCTCCTGGCCGCCTGCGGCACGGCTAACGCGGGCTGAGTTTCTGTCACTGCGCCACCGCGAGTTCGTGCAGGCGGTGCGCTCATTGGGGATGCGTGACATGCCCATCGTGTTTCGGGAAATTTTGCCTAACGCGCTGCCGCCAATTGTGGTGTATGCCAGTGTGATCATGGCGGTGGCGATTCTCTTGGAGAGCGCGCTGGCGTTCCTGAACTTGTCCGATCCCAACGTGCCCTCATGGGGCAACCTGATTGGTGGCGGACGCAGTGTCTTACGGCAGGAGTGGTATGTTTCTGCCATTCCCGGTGTGGCTATCTTATTGACCGTGCTCGCTGTCTCCATGGTGGGGCAAGGGCTGAATGATGCATTGAATCCAAGGCTGAGAAACCGATGA
- a CDS encoding ABC transporter ATP-binding protein, with protein MSVLLSINHLSVALPQDADRPWALRDLSLDLRYNEILCVVGESGSGKSMTASAIMGLLPERVQPTQGSITFEGRDLLQLTQEELRQWRGARIGMIFQDPMTALNPLHRVGDQIAEMFLIHRPKLTRQDVDARVLRLLEDVHIPDPTATVRAYPHQLSGGQRQRVMIAMALALEPLVLIADEPTTALDVTTQAQILRLIRELQQRRGTSVLFITHDFGVVADIADRVAVMRHGELVEQGPAAQVLYAPRHEYTRSLIAAVPSLHPALPRPTQEQPALLTLKNINKTFREPGLFRRRQRQVAAVQDVSLTLPQGSTLGIVGESGSGKSTLARCIVRLYQPDSGEIHFDGHDLAQLKSRALREQSRDIQMVFQDPFASLNPRQTVGEIAAKGLLIRGVPRAQALEKVKALFALVGLDAGAIHRYPHEFSGGQRQRIGLARALAVEPKILVADEPVSALDVSVQAQVLALLADLRQRLGLSLIFITHDLRVAAQVCDRIIVMKSGKIVEQGPTYQVYQQPQHAYTRQLLEAIPGREWQVSAA; from the coding sequence ATGAGCGTACTGTTATCCATTAATCATCTCAGCGTGGCGTTGCCGCAGGATGCCGATCGCCCCTGGGCATTACGCGACCTGTCGCTGGACTTACGCTATAACGAAATTCTGTGCGTGGTGGGTGAGAGCGGATCGGGCAAATCCATGACCGCCAGCGCCATCATGGGGTTGCTGCCGGAGCGGGTACAACCGACGCAGGGCAGCATTACCTTTGAAGGGCGTGACCTGTTGCAACTGACGCAAGAAGAGCTCCGGCAGTGGCGCGGTGCGCGCATCGGCATGATTTTTCAGGATCCGATGACGGCGCTTAATCCGCTGCACCGGGTGGGTGACCAAATTGCCGAAATGTTCCTTATCCATCGGCCCAAACTGACCAGGCAGGACGTGGATGCGCGCGTGCTGCGTTTGTTGGAAGATGTGCATATTCCTGACCCGACCGCCACGGTGCGTGCCTATCCGCACCAGCTTTCTGGTGGCCAACGCCAGCGCGTGATGATCGCGATGGCACTGGCGCTCGAACCGTTGGTGCTGATTGCGGATGAACCGACGACCGCGCTGGATGTGACCACACAGGCACAGATTCTGCGCCTGATTCGCGAGTTGCAGCAGCGGCGCGGTACCTCAGTGCTGTTCATTACCCACGATTTCGGCGTGGTGGCTGATATTGCCGATCGCGTGGCGGTGATGCGCCACGGTGAACTGGTGGAACAAGGCCCAGCGGCGCAGGTGTTGTATGCACCGCGCCATGAATATACCCGTTCGCTGATTGCCGCCGTGCCGTCGCTGCATCCGGCACTGCCGCGCCCGACGCAAGAGCAGCCCGCGTTGCTCACCTTGAAAAACATCAATAAAACCTTCCGCGAGCCGGGGCTGTTTCGTCGTCGCCAGCGGCAGGTGGCTGCGGTGCAGGATGTCAGCCTGACGCTGCCACAGGGCAGCACGCTGGGCATTGTCGGTGAAAGCGGCTCCGGTAAATCGACGCTGGCGCGCTGCATCGTGCGGTTATATCAGCCGGATTCCGGCGAAATTCACTTTGATGGGCACGATCTGGCCCAATTGAAATCCCGTGCGCTGCGTGAACAGAGTCGCGATATTCAGATGGTGTTTCAGGACCCGTTTGCCTCACTGAACCCGCGCCAAACGGTGGGCGAGATCGCTGCCAAAGGATTGTTGATTCGCGGTGTGCCGCGCGCGCAGGCGCTGGAGAAGGTCAAAGCCCTGTTTGCGTTGGTGGGGCTGGATGCTGGCGCGATACACCGTTATCCTCATGAATTCTCCGGCGGTCAGCGCCAGCGCATTGGCTTGGCGCGCGCACTGGCGGTGGAACCGAAGATTCTGGTGGCTGATGAACCGGTATCGGCGTTAGACGTCTCAGTGCAAGCGCAGGTGCTGGCGCTGCTAGCGGATTTGCGGCAACGCCTGGGTTTGTCGCTGATTTTTATCACCCACGATCTGCGTGTGGCAGCGCAAGTGTGCGATCGCATTATCGTGATGAAATCCGGCAAGATTGTGGAGCAAGGGCCGACCTATCAGGTGTATCAGCAGCCGCAGCATGCCTATACCCGGCAACTGCTGGAGGCGATTCCGGGGCGTGAGTGGCAGGTGTCGGCGGCGTGA
- a CDS encoding YybH family protein, with product MHSHPLRHIIESCDVAISKRDFDSLMDHYSEDAALVVKPGMIVKGKENIRKAFIAISDYFQDQLVVQQGEMQVIEGGGNALVIMETLLRFPDGQGGTVETTRRATYVFRQESDNRWLCTIDNSYGTDLLNAEIV from the coding sequence ATGCACTCACATCCGTTACGCCACATCATTGAATCCTGTGATGTGGCAATCTCCAAGAGAGATTTTGACTCACTGATGGATCACTATTCTGAAGACGCCGCGCTGGTGGTGAAGCCAGGCATGATCGTGAAAGGAAAAGAGAATATCAGGAAAGCCTTTATTGCCATCTCTGATTACTTTCAGGATCAACTTGTCGTGCAACAGGGCGAAATGCAGGTGATTGAAGGTGGCGGAAATGCGCTGGTTATTATGGAGACCTTGCTGCGTTTTCCCGACGGACAAGGCGGGACGGTAGAGACAACGCGCCGTGCTACCTATGTCTTTCGCCAGGAAAGCGATAACCGTTGGCTGTGCACCATCGACAACTCTTACGGTACCGATCTCTTGAATGCGGAGATCGTCTAA
- a CDS encoding type 1 glutamine amidotransferase domain-containing protein produces MSMSKFCASVSAALFLLVTSSVAFAQSHQKADKVLIVVSSLDKKTPSLVGGFWFPELTHPVDVFDKAGVDYDIASPKGGLPPFDGFDLKDRATLDFWTSAEHRNKLANTLSLDKVEPEKYAAILLVGGHGPMWDFVNNPQLINLVKTLYENNKIISAVCHGPAGLLNVKLSNGDRLIKGRHITGFTAEEEASRHYDKIVPFELEAALKKDGAIFEEAPIFENNVVVDGRLITGQNPASAKALGEAVVSALQNKA; encoded by the coding sequence ATGTCGATGTCCAAATTCTGCGCAAGCGTTAGCGCCGCCCTATTCCTACTTGTCACGTCATCCGTCGCCTTTGCGCAAAGTCATCAGAAGGCGGATAAGGTGCTTATTGTGGTATCAAGCCTCGATAAAAAAACGCCGTCACTGGTGGGGGGATTTTGGTTTCCGGAATTAACGCATCCGGTTGACGTTTTTGATAAAGCCGGGGTGGATTACGATATTGCCAGCCCCAAAGGTGGGCTACCACCTTTCGATGGATTCGATCTGAAAGATCGAGCAACGCTTGATTTCTGGACCAGTGCAGAACACCGTAACAAGTTAGCCAACACCCTCTCACTGGATAAGGTTGAGCCGGAAAAATACGCCGCCATCCTGCTGGTCGGCGGGCATGGCCCAATGTGGGATTTTGTGAATAATCCCCAGTTAATTAACCTGGTCAAAACCCTGTATGAAAACAACAAGATTATCAGCGCAGTTTGTCACGGCCCGGCCGGGTTGCTGAATGTGAAACTCAGCAATGGTGATCGGTTAATCAAAGGTCGTCATATTACCGGGTTTACCGCTGAAGAAGAGGCGTCTCGTCACTATGACAAGATTGTTCCGTTTGAGCTGGAAGCGGCGTTGAAAAAGGACGGTGCGATTTTCGAGGAAGCCCCTATTTTTGAAAATAACGTGGTCGTTGATGGGAGGCTGATCACCGGGCAAAATCCGGCCTCTGCCAAAGCACTGGGCGAGGCGGTCGTCAGCGCGCTGCAAAATAAAGCGTGA
- a CDS encoding LysR substrate-binding domain-containing protein, whose protein sequence is MRKTDSFDGLAEFLAIAKRLSVRKAALDLGMTPGAVSLALQRLEQRLGVLLFHRTTRKMSLTESGQQLLERIQPAAQAITSSFEDIAQSSQKPSGTLKLIVERLAIPHVIEPLLPAFRQAWPNLNIDITVSNRHGNFISEGYDAGIMIGSYIEQDMIAIRLSPPFKWAVFGSPEYFSKHGKPHVTSDLAQHECIRFRRPEKGDIYRWEFINNKELIRIEPTGLITVNDGELMRSLAVKGVGLIYSSTFHTSRELANGTLDAALLDFSPGHDGLFLYFSKASRNQPKLRAFIDVCSKIIKK, encoded by the coding sequence ATGAGAAAGACCGACAGCTTTGACGGCCTGGCGGAATTCCTGGCGATCGCAAAGCGACTCAGTGTGCGTAAAGCCGCTCTCGATTTAGGGATGACGCCGGGGGCTGTGAGCCTGGCTCTCCAGCGGTTGGAGCAGCGTCTGGGTGTGCTGCTTTTCCATCGTACCACGCGCAAGATGTCGCTCACCGAGTCCGGTCAGCAGTTGCTTGAACGCATACAACCCGCTGCACAAGCGATTACCTCCAGTTTTGAAGACATCGCGCAATCATCACAAAAGCCCTCAGGGACGTTGAAACTGATTGTTGAACGCCTTGCCATTCCCCATGTGATAGAGCCCCTGTTACCCGCCTTCCGTCAGGCATGGCCAAACCTGAATATTGATATTACGGTGAGCAATCGCCACGGAAATTTTATTTCAGAGGGCTATGATGCCGGTATTATGATCGGCTCGTACATTGAACAAGATATGATTGCGATACGGCTTTCTCCGCCGTTTAAGTGGGCCGTTTTTGGATCGCCTGAGTATTTCAGTAAGCATGGAAAACCCCACGTCACCAGCGATCTGGCGCAGCATGAATGTATTCGCTTTCGCCGCCCTGAAAAAGGGGATATTTATCGCTGGGAGTTTATCAATAATAAAGAGCTGATAAGAATTGAGCCAACGGGTTTAATTACGGTCAATGACGGTGAGTTGATGCGCAGCCTTGCCGTTAAGGGCGTGGGGTTAATCTATTCATCAACGTTTCATACTTCACGCGAACTGGCAAACGGCACGCTTGACGCCGCACTTCTCGATTTTTCCCCCGGACATGACGGTCTCTTCCTCTATTTTTCGAAGGCCTCAAGAAATCAACCTAAATTGCGTGCTTTTATCGACGTCTGTTCAAAAATAATAAAAAAATGA
- a CDS encoding bifunctional helix-turn-helix transcriptional regulator/GNAT family N-acetyltransferase, with protein MKKNEVRQFRAALREMVRELGMLSRKSSGTALSPLQSHILIELNSKPSGATELAVRLCVEKASMSRALRSLMEAGYLLREHDDQDGRASTFRLSETGQQRLLFLEENADRFTEEALASSAEQEVADFLETITRFSGSLRNARRQREAGMRFRSIEARDNAAIAAIIRNSFRDNKIDHLEGVSLHDPELERLSEVYSQPGTGYWVAEANGEIIGGAGIAPLAGEEGTCEMQKLYFSRDVKGMGMGRRMIAFIIAQAADMGYRACYLETLDELKDAVRLYEAFGFRHLPERLGNTGHNSCGICMLRTL; from the coding sequence ATGAAAAAAAATGAAGTACGCCAGTTCCGTGCAGCGTTGCGCGAAATGGTCAGAGAGCTGGGGATGCTCAGCCGTAAAAGCAGCGGAACGGCGTTATCTCCCCTGCAGAGCCACATATTGATTGAGCTGAACAGTAAGCCTTCCGGTGCAACCGAGCTGGCTGTACGGCTCTGCGTTGAAAAGGCCAGCATGAGCCGTGCGCTTCGAAGCCTGATGGAGGCGGGGTATCTGCTGAGGGAACATGACGATCAGGATGGTAGAGCGTCAACCTTCCGGTTGAGCGAAACCGGGCAACAGCGGCTGTTATTCCTGGAAGAGAATGCTGACCGGTTCACTGAGGAAGCCCTCGCTTCATCCGCAGAGCAAGAGGTCGCGGACTTTTTGGAAACTATCACGCGATTCTCTGGCAGTTTGCGCAACGCACGCCGCCAGCGTGAAGCGGGAATGCGATTCCGGTCCATTGAGGCCAGAGACAATGCGGCTATCGCGGCGATCATCCGCAACAGCTTTCGGGATAATAAAATCGACCATCTGGAGGGCGTCAGCCTCCACGATCCAGAGCTTGAGCGGTTAAGCGAGGTGTATAGCCAGCCCGGCACCGGATACTGGGTTGCCGAGGCTAATGGCGAGATTATCGGAGGCGCTGGAATCGCACCGCTTGCCGGTGAGGAAGGAACGTGTGAAATGCAGAAGCTCTATTTCAGCCGTGACGTTAAAGGCATGGGGATGGGCAGGCGTATGATTGCCTTTATCATTGCACAGGCCGCTGACATGGGGTACCGCGCCTGCTATCTCGAAACGCTCGACGAACTGAAGGATGCCGTTCGACTCTATGAAGCGTTCGGGTTTCGTCATCTTCCGGAAAGGCTGGGCAATACCGGCCATAACAGCTGCGGCATCTGCATGCTGAGGACGCTGTGA
- the eamB gene encoding cysteine/O-acetylserine transporter — MTSTIISGFLTYTLITALTPGLNNILALSSVNQYGLRRSIRVFMGMSAGFLVLMLACGAFTFTLISLLPSLTRWLVWIGAGYILWLAWRIASHSPTTSNGSGHPLSFWVSFWLQFANVKIILYGIIALSAFVLPYTQDIFWVTAVSILLAVIGCVGNLVWALAGHLFQSLFRRHGQGVNLVLALLLVYCAARMFF; from the coding sequence GTGACATCAACCATTATCAGTGGGTTTTTAACCTACACATTGATTACCGCATTGACCCCCGGACTCAACAATATCCTGGCGCTTAGCTCGGTAAATCAGTATGGCCTGCGCCGCAGTATTCGCGTGTTTATGGGCATGAGCGCGGGGTTTCTGGTGCTTATGCTTGCCTGCGGTGCGTTTACCTTTACGCTGATTAGCCTGCTTCCTTCATTAACCCGATGGCTGGTTTGGATCGGTGCGGGATATATCCTCTGGCTGGCATGGCGTATCGCTTCCCATTCGCCAACCACATCAAACGGTAGCGGGCACCCGCTCAGTTTTTGGGTAAGTTTTTGGCTGCAATTTGCCAACGTTAAGATCATTCTTTACGGTATCATCGCCTTGTCAGCATTCGTTTTACCCTATACACAGGATATTTTTTGGGTAACGGCGGTCAGCATCCTTTTGGCGGTGATTGGCTGTGTGGGAAATCTGGTCTGGGCGCTGGCGGGGCATCTGTTCCAGTCGCTTTTCCGCAGGCATGGTCAGGGGGTCAATCTGGTGCTGGCCCTGTTGCTGGTTTACTGTGCCGCCCGGATGTTTTTCTGA
- a CDS encoding LysR family transcriptional regulator, with protein sequence MDLRRFITFKTVVEEGSFAQAARKLCCTQSTITFQIQQLEQELAYPVFEKVGRRMVLTPAGKLLLPRVRELTRVLDGIRQISSREEDIAGDLRIMVGETLLAYKMPDVLRLFREKAPKVRLSLQSVNCYVIRDSLLADHTDLGIFYRVGNDDALHMEYFGQQELVLVASPQLQHVDFTQREQHIPVSFIINEPQCVFRQIFESALRERKITLENTIELWSIESIKQCVASNLGISFLPRFSVLRELASGELQELPFSETPPSITALCAYHAGRTVSPAMNMFIDCMHQCLD encoded by the coding sequence ATGGATCTGCGTCGCTTCATTACCTTTAAAACGGTGGTTGAGGAAGGTTCCTTTGCGCAAGCCGCCCGGAAACTGTGCTGTACCCAATCGACCATTACTTTTCAGATCCAGCAGCTAGAACAGGAACTGGCGTATCCGGTTTTTGAGAAAGTGGGTCGCCGTATGGTATTAACACCCGCCGGGAAATTACTGCTGCCAAGGGTGAGGGAGCTGACGCGTGTACTGGACGGGATCCGTCAGATTTCTTCCCGCGAGGAAGATATCGCCGGGGATTTGCGGATCATGGTAGGGGAAACGCTGCTGGCCTATAAAATGCCGGACGTTCTCAGGTTATTCAGGGAAAAAGCGCCAAAAGTTCGCCTGTCGCTTCAGTCGGTCAACTGCTATGTGATTCGTGATTCTCTGCTGGCTGACCATACAGATCTGGGCATTTTCTATCGCGTCGGGAATGATGATGCGCTGCACATGGAATACTTCGGGCAGCAGGAGCTGGTGCTGGTTGCATCCCCGCAGCTTCAGCACGTCGATTTTACGCAAAGGGAGCAGCACATTCCGGTCAGCTTCATTATCAATGAGCCTCAGTGTGTGTTCAGACAAATTTTTGAGTCTGCGCTTCGCGAGAGAAAGATAACGCTTGAGAACACCATTGAACTCTGGAGCATCGAGAGCATAAAGCAATGTGTGGCCAGCAATCTGGGGATTTCGTTTTTGCCACGTTTCAGTGTGTTGCGGGAACTGGCGTCGGGCGAGTTGCAGGAGCTGCCGTTTTCCGAGACTCCGCCATCGATTACTGCGCTTTGTGCCTATCATGCAGGCAGAACGGTGAGCCCTGCGATGAACATGTTCATTGACTGCATGCACCAGTGTCTGGATTAA
- a CDS encoding nucleotidyltransferase family protein, translating into MAYQQALQQLLLNDPIRMKALHAARALALRDGWIGAGFVRDAVWDHRHGYGQRPVSGDVDVVWFDAERDDPAYDRDLEEKLDRQAPEFDWSVKNQARMHQRNGNNPYHSTENALRYWPETATAVAARVGDNHVIEILAPYGLDDLFELRLRPTPPFEHEKLAVFRQRIVAKRWMARYPLLQLIVPA; encoded by the coding sequence ATGGCGTATCAGCAAGCATTGCAGCAGTTATTATTAAACGACCCGATCAGAATGAAGGCGCTGCACGCCGCGCGGGCGTTAGCACTGCGTGATGGCTGGATCGGCGCTGGATTTGTGCGGGATGCCGTGTGGGATCACCGGCACGGGTATGGGCAAAGGCCGGTCTCTGGTGATGTGGATGTTGTCTGGTTCGATGCCGAACGTGATGACCCGGCTTACGATCGCGACCTGGAAGAGAAGCTGGATCGACAAGCGCCTGAATTCGACTGGTCGGTGAAGAATCAAGCCAGAATGCATCAACGTAACGGCAATAATCCCTATCACTCAACAGAAAATGCGCTGCGGTATTGGCCTGAGACCGCAACGGCTGTCGCCGCCAGAGTGGGAGATAACCATGTTATTGAGATTCTTGCGCCCTATGGGCTCGACGATCTGTTTGAACTGCGTCTGCGACCGACGCCGCCCTTTGAGCATGAAAAGTTAGCGGTTTTCAGGCAACGCATCGTTGCCAAACGGTGGATGGCGCGTTATCCCCTGTTGCAGTTGATCGTTCCCGCCTAA